From the genome of Nicotiana sylvestris chromosome 2, ASM39365v2, whole genome shotgun sequence, one region includes:
- the LOC138885272 gene encoding uncharacterized protein, with protein sequence MAEELKKLTSRIQGVKGGKGVEGLNYEDLCIQLDMELPEGYKPPKFKMFYGTGDPNVHLRNYCDKLVGVRKDERIRMKLFMRSLTRDALSWYISHNPKKWANWVSMVSEFMGRFRFNTENAPDVFYIKNLKKKPTETFREYATRWRSEATKVRPTLEEEQMNKFFVRAHDPQYYERLMVIENHKFSNIIKLRESIEEGIKSKIVTNFKALQATNKALQSGSISKKREVGEATGYVTLVPAVAEENSSQWVNPNKTCAYHSGMKGHTIDECRMLEDKIQTLIHSKII encoded by the exons atggccgaggaactcaagaaattaacAAGTCGAATTCAGGGTGTCAAAGGAGGCAAAGGGGTAGaaggtctgaattatgaggatctGTGCATACAACTAGACATGGAactgccggagggttacaaacctcccaagttcaaaatgttttaTGGAACAGGTGATCCTAATGTTCATTTGAGAAATTACTGTGACAAGCTCGTGGGGgtcagaaaagatgaaaggatccgaatgaagctcttcatgagaagtcttaccagagatgccctgtcctggtacataagccaTAACCCTAAGAAGTGGGCCAACTGGGTGAGCATGGTATCAGAATTTATGGgtcggttcaggttcaatacagagaatgcaccggatgtcttctacatcaaaaatttaaagaagaagccaactgagacttttcgcgagtatgctactcggtggaggtcAGAGGCAACCAAGGTCAGACCAacactagaagaagaacaaatgaacaagttctttgtcagggcacatgacccacagtattatgaaaggctaatggtcattgagaatcacaagttctccaatatcatcaaactcagagaaagcattgaagaaggtatcaaaagcaaGATTGTGACAAATTTTAAGGCACTacaggccacgaacaaagcattacaatcaggcagcatatcaaagaaaagagaagtgggggaa GCCACTGGTTATGTCACTCTTGTTCCTGCTGTGGCAGAAGAGaactcatctcaatgggtcaacccaaacaaaacctgtgcatatcattctggtatgaaggggcacaccattgatgagtgccgaaTGTTggaagataagatccagacattgATTCATAGCAAGATCATATAG
- the LOC138885271 gene encoding uncharacterized protein yields MELSDVCLGQHDEIGKKEQAIHYLSKKFTPYEARYSLLERSCGALTWMAQKLSHYFCAYTTHLISRMDPLKYIFHNPMAIEKLVKWQIPLSEFDIVYVTQKAVKRQALADHLAENPMGGECKPLKTYFPDEEVSLVGEDITKAYDGWRMFFDGAANFKGVGIGAVLVSETGQHYLVSIKLRFPCTNNMAEYEACIMGLNLAIDMNVQELLVIGDLDLLELMKRFTKVEFKYVPRIQNELVHALATLSSMIQHPDKNFIDPVLVRIHNQPAYCAHIEEEMDGKPWFHDTKNIWRKENIQSRHQMNGAMEAANKNIKISIKEDAEVEIPSLRIIQEAELSNAKWIRSNYEKLSIIDGKRMNAVCHGQLYQDRMSRAFNKKGQTKTVCAGTTDAEEDLPASR; encoded by the exons atggagctttcagaTGTGtgtttgggacaacatgacgagatagggaaaaaggagcaagccatacactacctgagtaagaagtttacaccttacgaagcacgatactctctactGGAACGCTCTTGCGGTGCTTTGACCTGGATGGCTCAGAAATTGAgtcattacttctgtgcttacaccacacacctcatatccaggatggaccctctgaagtacatatttcacaACCCCATGGCGATCGAGAAGTTAGTAAAGTGGCAGATACCgttaagtgagtttgatatcgtatatgtaactcagaaggcggtcaaaagacaagcattggcagaccatcttgctgaaaatcctatgGGAGGGGAATGcaaacccttgaaaacatattttcctgatgaagaagtatcattagTAGGAGAGGATATTACTAAAgcttacgacggttggaggatgttcttcgatggagctgcaaatttcaaaggagtgggcattggagcggtTTTGGTATCAGAGACAGGTCAACACTACCTTGTATCTATAAAGcttaggttcccgtgcaccaataatatggcagaatatgaggcttgcatcatggggctcaatttggccatcgatatgaatGTACAAGAGCTGCTCGTAATTGGTGATTTAGATCTTCTG GAATTGATGAAAAGATTCACAAAGGTAGAATTCAAatatgtgcccagaattcaaaatgagctTGTACACGcactggccactttgtcatcaatgatacaacatccagataagaatttcattgatcctgtCCTGGTGAGGATCCACAATcaaccagcttactgtgctcacattgaagaagaaatggatggaaaACCCTGGTTCCATGATACAAAgaatatttggcgaaaggagaatatccagagcag GCatcaaatgaatggagctatgGAAGCTgctaacaagaatatcaagattagtattaaggaagatg ccgaggtagaaattccttctttaagaatcatacaggaagccgaactcagcAATGCAAAATGGATAAGGAGCAACTATGAGAAATTGTCCAttatagacggaaaaagaatgaacgcagtatgtcatggtcagctttatcaggacagaatgtccagagcttttaacaaaaagggtcaaaccaagacagtttgtGCCGGGACAACTgatgctgaagaagatcttcccgcatcaagatga